The following nucleotide sequence is from Thermodesulfobacteriota bacterium.
TCCAAGCCCGATCAGGAAGTAAGGGTTTAGTAGGGAGAAATTCAATTACTCCTCCCTATTTTTGAGCGATGTGCATAAGAACTTCCTCGATGGGGGAGTAAGTCGGAGAAAGAACATACCTCGATTTGTTTTCATGGCATATTTGTTTTACTTTGTTTATGAAATCTTGAACCCGTTTTCTATAAGTTTTCCTAATATTTCTTGCGTCAACAAGGATTTTCATCTCATCCTCCATATCTTCAAACTCAATGGACCCATCAAAGTTAAATTCAATTTCGTCCCTGTCCAGGATGTGAAAGAAAATTGTTTCTTTATTCGAAGAACGCAAAAGCTTTAGGGATTCTTCTATTAGGTTCAAGTCGATGAGGAAGTCAGAGATTATGACAAAGCATGAGTCAGCCCTTGTTTTCTCTATCGCCCTAGTTATAGGTTGTTTGATATCTGCCTTACCAGAAGCCCTTAAGGAATCTAGCCTGGTCAATATTGGATTTAGTGCGGGATTTCCAGCTCTAGGGGGTAATATTACAATGTTGCCATCACAAAAATCTACAATACCGACAGCATCTCCCTGTTTAATTAGCAGGTATGTTAAGGTGGCTGCGAGTTTTTTTGCGTAATCAAGCTTACTGGATTCTCTTGAAATGTAGCCCATTGACCCACTCGAATCGATGAGTATCCACCAGATTAGATTAACTTCATCTTCATATTTTTTTACATAAAAGCGATCGAGCCTTCCATAGAGACGCCAATCTATATACCTTAGATCATCTCCCTGGGAGTATTCTTTATACTCAACGAAATCAGGGCTTATTCCCTTATATATGCTTTTATGAATGCCTGATTTGAATCCTTTAATTCTGGGGAATATTCGGAAAGAAAATCCTCTGAGCCGTAAGGAGGCGTTTACGTCTATCAAAGCTTCTGACATCTTTTAAGGGGAAGAGGCATAAGCTGTACTAAGTTAAGTGGCAAGTAGCTTATCGATTTCTTCAGCGACGAATTCTTCATCTATACTTTTAGATATAGAAATTTCTTTTACCAAAAGTGACCTAGCTGAATCCATTATCCTTCGCTCACCGAAGGAAAGCTCCTTTTCGTACTGAAGCAGGTTTATATTCTTTAGAACCTTAGCGACCTCAACGATATTTCCACTTTTTAATTTTTCGGCATACTCCCGGTATCTCTTATTCCAGCTTTGATAACCATTTGAGGAGTTGAATGCCTTATTTTTGCCGCTAAGAATCCCGTAGATTTTAGGTATCTGGTTCTTCCTTATGATCGGCCTTAGCCCAACTGATTCTGCATTGTCGGTGGGAACCATTACAGTTACATCGTTTTCGATTACGTGTAATATATAAAACGCCTTTCTTGTCCCACAGATTTCTTTGACTTCAATTCCTTTGATCCTGACAACGCCATGAGCTGGGTAGACTGCTTTAGCACCTTTCTTAAACAAGTTTTCCTTCCTCGGCGCTGGAATCCAAGATGCATAATGTTATCATAGTCTAACCCTTTGGTCAAATTTGGTCTTATAAATCAAATAGATATACATAGTAGGGCAAATTAGTGAATATTTGATTTTCATTGAGATAGGACCGGCTAGGAAGAATTAATTCCTATTTCATGGCTCGAGTGGTCGGTCAATATAGCTTGGTGCACCCATTATTATTATGGAAATTTGATAAATCATCATTACAGATGTTTTACATCTAAAGTTCAAACTGGGTGAGATAACCTTTTGTAAACGATTAATTTTGGGTTAATTATGTAAATGGATGAAACTTGTGAAGTTCTTATAATAGGTGGTGGAATAACTGGTCTCACAGTTGCGCGGGAATTGCTTAGCAGAGGGATTGAAGAAATTCTGGTTATTGAAAAGGAGCGATTTCTGGGCGCCCATGCGAGTGGTAGAAATAGTGGGGTCCTGCACGCCGGCATTTATTACACTCCGGATTCATTTAAGGCACAGTTCTGTGTAAAGGGCAACGCCCTTATGAAGGAGTATTGCCGTGAAAATGGATTGTCACTCAAAGAAACAGGAAAGGTTATAGTTACGAAGGACTCCTATGAATTGGAAAGGCTCTTTGAGCTGAATGAGAGGGCAATTCAAAATGGGGTAAGGTCATCTATTATAGACACGAAGGACCTTTCTGAGATTGAACCATTTGCGTCGACATATGAAAAGGCTCTATATTCTCCGGACACTGCAGTGATTGACCCAAATGAGATATTGAACTCGATAAAAGACGAACTATTGAAATCCGGTAAGGTGAAGATAAATTACCAGACCTCCTTTTTCAGACTCAATGGCGACAAAATAGTACAAACCTCTCAAGGTGCAATAAAATTTGATATGGTTGTGAATGCCTCAGGAGCGTTTGCCGATAGGGTTGCATATCAGTTTGGTGTAGGAAGGGACTATAAAATTCTGCCGTTTAAAGGGACGTACAAGAAAATCAGGAAAGAGCGTTCCTATCTAGTCAGGGGAAATATATATCCGGTTCCTGACCTTCGAAATACTTTTCTCGGTGTTCATTTTACGAAGAGTGTCAATGGAGAAGTATACGCAGGTCCAACAGCCATTCCCGCTCTTGGCAGGGAGAATTACCGTTTCTTTGACAATATATCACTCGAAATCATCCCTATTTTATTCAGGGACGGGATCCTCTTCTTCGAAAATGAAGCCTTTAGATCCACTGCAATAACAGAAGTTAAGAAGTACTCAATGCGATTCTTTTTCCAAGAAGCAAAACACCTTTTGCCTGAGCTTAACATTTCAGACCTTGAAGCTACCGACAAAATCGGTATTCGCCCTCAGCTTGTACACTGGCCTACTAAAAAGCTGGTTATGGATTTTGTATTGATAAAGGAAGGTGACTCTCTGCATATCTTAAATGCAATATCCCCTGCATTTACATCCTCTATGGCCTTTGCCAAATACGCAGTCGATAAACTGTTGGGATGAGAATAAAGTTTACAAGATTCCGCTAGGTCTGCCTATACTTGAACCCAAATTATGCGTTAAGAAGAAAGCAATGATTGGGATATATCCTTTCTTTCCTTGAATT
It contains:
- a CDS encoding DUF58 domain-containing protein, with the protein product MIDVNASLRLRGFSFRIFPRIKGFKSGIHKSIYKGISPDFVEYKEYSQGDDLRYIDWRLYGRLDRFYVKKYEDEVNLIWWILIDSSGSMGYISRESSKLDYAKKLAATLTYLLIKQGDAVGIVDFCDGNIVILPPRAGNPALNPILTRLDSLRASGKADIKQPITRAIEKTRADSCFVIISDFLIDLNLIEESLKLLRSSNKETIFFHILDRDEIEFNFDGSIEFEDMEDEMKILVDARNIRKTYRKRVQDFINKVKQICHENKSRYVLSPTYSPIEEVLMHIAQK
- a CDS encoding CarD family transcriptional regulator codes for the protein MFKKGAKAVYPAHGVVRIKGIEVKEICGTRKAFYILHVIENDVTVMVPTDNAESVGLRPIIRKNQIPKIYGILSGKNKAFNSSNGYQSWNKRYREYAEKLKSGNIVEVAKVLKNINLLQYEKELSFGERRIMDSARSLLVKEISISKSIDEEFVAEEIDKLLAT
- the lhgO gene encoding L-2-hydroxyglutarate oxidase, with product MDETCEVLIIGGGITGLTVARELLSRGIEEILVIEKERFLGAHASGRNSGVLHAGIYYTPDSFKAQFCVKGNALMKEYCRENGLSLKETGKVIVTKDSYELERLFELNERAIQNGVRSSIIDTKDLSEIEPFASTYEKALYSPDTAVIDPNEILNSIKDELLKSGKVKINYQTSFFRLNGDKIVQTSQGAIKFDMVVNASGAFADRVAYQFGVGRDYKILPFKGTYKKIRKERSYLVRGNIYPVPDLRNTFLGVHFTKSVNGEVYAGPTAIPALGRENYRFFDNISLEIIPILFRDGILFFENEAFRSTAITEVKKYSMRFFFQEAKHLLPELNISDLEATDKIGIRPQLVHWPTKKLVMDFVLIKEGDSLHILNAISPAFTSSMAFAKYAVDKLLG